The Lysinibacillus irui sequence GCAACCGAGTGATTGAGGGAGCGTACTTCTGTACGTGACTGATTGAGCGAGAGCAGCTGACGCAGTAATACGCCGTGTATTGAAGATCGAACATAGTCTAGTGATGATGGCAAAGAGGTCACACCCGTTCCCATACCGAACACGGAAGTTAAGCTCTTTAGCGCCGATGGTAGTTGGGGGCTTCCCCCTGTGAGAGTAGGACGTCGCTAGGCAAAAAAGAAACCGCTGAGAAATCAGTGGTTTTTTTATATTGAGCTTGAGGTTGCCGATTTCCTATTGTTGATTTGACAAGGATATTTTTCAAGTAAGGGTCAAATAACTGTTACATAAAAAACCTGGTGAAATTGCTTTTTAAACCCATAAAATGCTAAAGTTTAATGGAGTGATTAAAATTCACAAAGGGGTGCAGTGTAATGGCAACAGGGCAATATAGAAAGGATATTGAGGTAGAGAAAGAAAAATTAGAGAGTTTTATTCTAAATAAGGAACGTTGGGCTGTTTTAATACCAGGTTACTTACATCACGAATTACTAAATAAAAATGATATGATTTGGGTCTTCCAAGGTGATTTTGGCGTTATTCAAAAAGCTGTTAAAGTGAAACTTACTCAGACAAAATCAGAGGTTCATCAAGTACTTT is a genomic window containing:
- a CDS encoding SRPBCC family protein; this encodes MATGQYRKDIEVEKEKLESFILNKERWAVLIPGYLHHELLNKNDMIWVFQGDFGVIQKAVKVKLTQTKSEVHQVLFDLEGLSDPINGDGSFEIKQNPDGSFLLIGSLSMKASGFLAAIMNPILDNFVPRLVEQLVEEMAFTVAKE